A part of Onthophagus taurus isolate NC chromosome 7, IU_Otau_3.0, whole genome shotgun sequence genomic DNA contains:
- the LOC111413786 gene encoding putative OPA3-like protein CG13603 — protein sequence MVVGAFPAAKLGALLLKQISKPIANAAKAQAKNSPFFRKYICMPPAQFYNWCEVKAKMWILNLGKPVNIPVLNEAMAIELGANLLGEGIIFIIAAGLLINEYARSSRKEYAKEVKKKQEMELVQQTLQELFFTIETQGTQIRELTRTIHDLESRTVHKPWAAKKDKPKDDVPPPPPSGNLAPIITLQEVEIFDCEPNEKVSHMETPAFSLKSLQKSVSEASGTLAPIITIEEVDVGERKHDAPKNIIPEVMRNKKSEISTNLLLKAVDEINEEFFSNEKSVREDGIVTKAINFFYSDVYRVKFNA from the exons ATGGTTGTAGGAGCGTTTCCCGCCGCGAAATTGGGTGCTCTTTTACTGAAACAAATCAGTAAACCGATTGCGAACGCTGCGAAAGCCCAAGCGAAAAATTCGCCGTTTTTTCGCAAATATATTTGTATGCCTCCAGCTCAAT TTTATAATTGGTGCGAGGTCAAGGCGAAAATgtggattttaaatttaggaaAACCTGTAAATATACCAGTATTAAATGAAGCTATGGCTATTGAATTAGGGGCAAATCTTTTGGGCgaaggaattatttttataatagcTGCCGGATTACTTATTAATGAATACGCCAG ATCTAGTCGAAAAGAATATGCGAAGGAAGTTAAAAAGAAGCAAGAAATGGAACTCGTTCAACAAACTTtacaagaattattttttactatCGAAACTCAGGGAACTCAAATTAGAGAATTAACAAGAACTATTCACGATTTAG aaagtaGAACTGTTCACAAACCTTGGGCAGCTAAAAAAGATAAACCAAAAGATGATGTCCCACCACCCCCACCATCAGGAAATTTAGCACCGATAATAACCTTACAAGAAGTCGAAATTTTTGATTGCGAACCCAACGAAAAAGTATCTCATATGGAAACCCCTGCTTTTAGTTTAAAATCCCTTCAAAAATCGGTGTCTGAAGCTTCCGGTACATTAGCCCCAATTATAACAATTGAAGAAGTTGATGTTGGGGAACGAAAACATGACGCACCCAAAAACATCATTCCGGAAGTTATGAGGAATAAAAAATCGGAAATTTCaactaatttattgttaaaagcAGTTGATGAAATCAATGAAGAATTTTTTAGTAATGAAAAATCAGTACGGGAGGATGGCATTGTTACAAAAGcgattaactttttttatagtGATGTTTATAGGGTGAAGTTTAACGCGTAA